The following is a genomic window from Pygocentrus nattereri isolate fPygNat1 chromosome 8, fPygNat1.pri, whole genome shotgun sequence.
GACACAAACAATCACGTAAGCTAAGTTTCGTTTAAGTTAGTTCACTAAAAGACAACAGTTAGACTGAAATGCTTAATAAATGAGCTCATCGTGGCGGCATATCGCATCTACTCATAATACGGAGTCTAAAAAGGTCTGAAACGTGCGCACCACAACGTTACATGAACCTGAATGTTGTGCTGAGGTTAGTAGAGGTGCTGCTGTTACTACTAAATGACCCATTTAACGTGTAAAAAGGGGACCACCACCAATTTCCCAAAGCTTCTACACATCTTAAGATGTAAAcggagtcgttcagagcggtttggtgtgaaatacttcattctagagaaacctgcagagtcagaaatgtttacaatggtggtgataggaaccagacgtccacctctaaaagctccctcacagaaagtttctAGCTACAGGACACttgttatgaattcactgcctgatgactgagacactgttatACGATATAAGTTTGTGATATAGTTTTGGACTAATACGTCTTTTCAATCTACTTACAGTGGAGGGGTGCATGCAGTGTGTTGGGATGCAGAAATGGGCAAGGAGAAAAACGTGTCAGATTttcccagtggtggacagtaactaagtaaatgtaattccttACTGTACTCAagtaatttttttgtgtatctgtactttacttaagtatttccattttggacttttgcctttcactccactacatttcagagtctaatatccgactttttcctcctacattttgagaaatctgtcgttccttttggtttctgtgtgtataaaaacgtaacatgtcaaaacaaaagaagcgcaaagccagagcaccaatcagggcccagcggtcactttgtttagagctggttttgacctgttggtcataccgacccagtgcaacacacggttcaacatcagcgcagcagcgtaaaattttgggagagtctgttcaacataaatgatgaactaacctaactttgtgtaaatagagctcaatatagaaatatgtccacatatgcagtcgagactgacgcggcttttttctgaatttctacaaacaccatttcattttatagtaaatgagtttgggctggtttatgtttatgaacagacgcctacagatcaacatagtaaaggagctcatctgtgatcctgagtttaaagccagtttttattcaacttaaacttggaactaagatgtaaataaatctgaaactgaaactttgcttgtgtgtaaaaagtgatttcagagccactcggttctccctgatggaaactgtttaccttcagtgttttgtgcttctgatcattttaatagacgtcagcgtcactaattaatgacgttctattaaaagactggtttaccaagagagacgctggaggactttcacctgaaatgagttcatgaagccagtctggttataaaaatgataacaggacatcagagccagaattactcttttagtacttttactttatacttaagtacatttgaagggaaatactttagtacttttactcaagtggaggtctaaagggaggaacttctgcttttactggaggaatattttaccttgggtatctctactttaactcaagtacatgatttgtgtacttggattttccactattttcacATCATCAGCATCCCATATAacagctcagaagacacatgtaagttcaatggctatatttgtgttgtagacatgccGGACTcggtttcctatcaccaccgctgtgaagaCACAGAGTCGCACCGAACCGTTCTgaatgcagaaattctgaaaagttggtggaattctcctttaagttCATGAAGAGATTccttttctgtaaaatgtagTCTATGGACATTAGTGAAGCCTCTGTTGCCGTAGCTGTGGTGCCGTCGTAGAGAGATTTTTGGGTTCCTTTTAATTCTTGCCTATTATCAGTTTCACTAGTTTTACTTAGTTCAGTTTATTTAGGAACATGTACTCTGTCCAAAAGAATCCAGACCCCCTTAAATTAGAGGGGGGTCCCTTTAAGGTGCATCCATTGCTCAGAgtggcattaaaatgtgcagacagtCATGCAGCCGCCATAGAAAAGCATTCTGGGAGTAGAATGGGACGCTCTGAAGTGGCACGAATGAGTCCCGATGTCGCCTTAAATTTGCGAAGGTCTTGAATTTATTGTTGTTCAGCTCGTGTCTCTCTTCTTTTGCTTTTGCAGTCCTGACTGTGATGTAGGCGTCCATGGCGTCTTGCAGCGTGCCCACAACGGAAGACGGCTTCCCGACGTTGCGACCACGGCGCATCCAGAACCAGAACGTGGTCCATCGTCTGGAGCGCCGGCGCATCTGCTCAGGCCGCCCCGGGGCACACTGGTACAGGGTGCGCTGCTTCCACCAGAATCTCTTCCCCAACTTCACTGTAGTAAATGTGGAGAAGCCCCCATGCTTTTTGCGCAAGTTCTCCCCAGATGGACGCTGCTTCATCGCGTTCTCCTCGGACCAGACCTCCCTGGAGATATACGAGTACCAGGGCTGCCAGGTAGGGCCCGGAGGTTTATTGGCATAACATTGAATACTGGTAAACATATCGTGggtgtaataaaataatacacgAAGCATGAATAGCCCAGACAATACATACAATAAAAGGATAACGCTTGATTTGAACATCTGCAGAACTGTTTAGTGCTCTAGTaaaatgtttctttgttttggtaaatggtaaatttgTTGGACAAAAAAAGTGATAAAAACCTTTCCATTATGCTCTTAATAATAGGCAATAATAACAAACATTAACCAtaaaaaaatgactaataatttggcataataataataagacagCGATGACAGCGGCCAGCTCCCTGAGGTCAAAAGGAAGAGagcttgagaggaaccaagactcagagaGGGAACCCGTCCTCTACTCAACACCAGATAGCAGTCCAATAAATTAGATTgaattggttaataaattaacCCAAAgcaatgtctgtttttattgcttATTAACATTAAGAGCGCAGGGTAAAGCTATAGTGccttttttcttcaataaagaGCAATAACATAGTGAAAAGTCATTTACCATCaccagcaaaacaataacataagAAAAgggaaatgaaaaaatgatgaATATAAAGTATCATTGGACAGGCGTATTTAGATGAAACAATGATAAGCAGTGGCTGTTGTTAGAAGCCTATCAGACTGACGATGAGAAACAGATCTCTGAAAACAGAGGCTGTCATCACAACACGTTGGTAAGAATACGTTCTGTAAGAACCAGGCCGAGACTTGGCGGTCTCAAGTTCAAGAGCCCAGATGTTCACCACCTCGTTGGCTTGAAAGTCCATTCTTTGCTCCCATTGCTGAACTCTGTTTAGTGTCCATTTGACAACTTGTTCTGTGAAGTCTGCCCAAACTGTGGGGGGAAAGAAAGGTGTGTGCATGGTTGtaaatggtgaaaaaaaattCCTGCAAAAATCATTAAAGTTCATAAAATTCATAGACAAAAAAGCCCAAATTACCCTATTTATTAATAGGTAATTAACTTTCAACGCCCTTAtctgtatatacattttaaatagcAATCAATGTGCATTTGCCACAATGTAAAGAACTCAGTATAGTGTGAGGAAGGTCCGCACTAGGACTGATCACTGCTGGAGTCTGTGCAGGCACCGGTGTCGTACTGTTTTGGTTGTTTGTATGCTGTGATGTCATGTTATTCAATGCAAAATATCACGAGTTAGGTTTGACTGTCATCCCACCTCCACTGACAGGCTGCCGAGGACCTGCTCCAGGGCCAGGAAGGAGAGACTTTGGCCAACGGGAACGACCAGCGCTCTCTGAACATCCGCGGGCGGCTCTTCGAGcgcttcttctctctcctccacgTCACTAACGTGGCCTCTAACGGGGAGCACCTGAACCGTGAGTGCAGCCTGTTCACAGACGACTGCCGTTACGTTATAGTGGGATCTGCGGCCTACCTGCCCGAGGAGCCGCACCCGCACTTCTTCGAGGTTTACCGCAACAACGAGTCCGTGACTCCAAACCCGCGTTCTCCTCTGGAGGATTACTCGCTCCACATCATAGACCTACACACGGGCCGTCTCTGCGACACGCGCACCTTCAAATGTGATAAGATCATCCTGTCTCACAACCAGGGCCTCTATCTGTACAGGAACATACTAGCCGTGCTGTCTGTCCAGCAACAGACCATCCATGTGTTTCAGGTGAGTAGGGTTGTAACAGCTTCCACAGCGCTTTGATGGCAGTGCAGCTCATTAATATGACCCtaggatctttttttttttttacctttaatCAGACAGTGAGCTTAAGATTAAAAGCACACACAATGGGACATTTTCTGGACATGaattcagcctagttttaaattGCAGTGGCAGTGTTGAAGCACTGTTGGAAATTCTTTTTAGACTAGGCTTATGCTTAATCTAATTCCAGGGAACTGGCCCAGACACAGATTAAAATAATTGACGGTGAGATTAAAAGCAAATGCTCTAAGATTAAAATCAGACAAagtgatcaaatcaaatcacgtttgtCACATCAcgtttacacaggtggaaagtgagtgaaaatcttatagaatttaaatacagaaaagaaatataaatatctaagaagtaaaagaaatgtgtgtgtgtgtaaaaaaaaaaaaaaaaaaaatatatatatatatatatatatatacacacatacacatataaatatatacatgcacacactcaccagccactttattagttacaccttgctagtaaaaggttggacccccttttgccttcagaactgccttaattctccatggcacactttcaacaaggtgttggaaacgttcctcagagattttggttggttatttgagttcctgttgcctttctatcatctggaaccagtctgccctttctctgacctctcacatcaacaaggcatttccgtccacacaactgaccgctcactggatatttcctctttttctgaccgttctctgtaaaccctagagatggttgtgtgtgaaaatcccagtagatcagcagtttctgaaatactcagaccagcccgtctggcaccaacaaccacgccacgttcaaagacccttaaatcccctttcttccccgttctgatgctcagtctgcacttcagcaagttgtcttgaccacctctacatgcctaaatgcactgagttgcagccgtgtgattggctgattagctatttgtggtaacaagcaaatgaacatatatgtgtgtgtgtgtgtgtgtgtgtgtgtgtgtgtgtgtgtcaacacactgactctgaatatacacatatgcacaatatacactagtattgcactattccaatgtacagttgtacagtaacaagttatgaaataaaactatgaaataggTGAGATTAAAAACAGGATCAGATTAAGATTAAAACGGGACATGTTAAGATTAAAATCAGATTCAGGAAAGATTCAAAGTAGAAACAAGTAATTTTGAAGTATATACATTGATTAAAACCAGAACCagttagattaagattaaaacTGGACATGGTAAGATTTAAAATCAGACACTGAGATTAAAAATCCTGAGtgcaaaattatttaaatacagtTGTTCAGTAGTAGAAAAGCATTTAATCTCTGTTGGCCTAAAAAAGGTAACATTGCATGAGAAAATAAAgccttcttaacttttaatataaattaatgtaatgagattttagtTATTTCATCTTTAAGTAATTATGgctcatttctattggtccatgcATCATGATGGAGAGCTAGTGTGTTAAATTATGTAAAGATTAAAATCAGACACTGAGATTAAAATTTACATAGTAAATTTTAAATCATGTACAATAATATTCAAAGCAGAAACAAGTAGTGTTAAGAAAATATACGGTGAGATAATAATCAGAGACAGTGAGATTAAAATGAGACACTGagattaaaatcacagattaaatttaaaatcacattttaaattgAATCCAATAATATTGAAATTATATACAGTGAAATTAAAATCCAAATCagttagattaagattaaaattGGACATGTTTAGATTAAAATCAGATACAATGAGATTAAAATCAGACACAGATTAAAACCACAGAgtatttttaaagtaatgtaTAATGAGATTCAGAGTAGATTATTTAAATGATATACAGTGAGATTGAAATCAGAATCGGCAGGTTAAGATTAAAATCAGGTGCAGTAAGATTAAAATAAGACCCGGAGATTAAAATCACATATAGTAAGATTGAAATCATATGCAGTGACATTCAACACGGAAACAAGTAATATTGAATTTATATACAGTGAGATTAAAATCCCCTAATTTCTTCTCGCCTCCAGGTGACTCCAGAAGGAACTTTCCTGGACGTCCGAACTATTGGGCGTTTTTGTTATGAGGATGACCTTTTGACCCTTTCGGCGGTATACTCCGAGGCTCAGGCGGAGGGTCAGCCGGGTTTCTCTCGACTCTACAAGGAGAA
Proteins encoded in this region:
- the det1 gene encoding DET1 homolog gives rise to the protein MASCSVPTTEDGFPTLRPRRIQNQNVVHRLERRRICSGRPGAHWYRVRCFHQNLFPNFTVVNVEKPPCFLRKFSPDGRCFIAFSSDQTSLEIYEYQGCQAAEDLLQGQEGETLANGNDQRSLNIRGRLFERFFSLLHVTNVASNGEHLNRECSLFTDDCRYVIVGSAAYLPEEPHPHFFEVYRNNESVTPNPRSPLEDYSLHIIDLHTGRLCDTRTFKCDKIILSHNQGLYLYRNILAVLSVQQQTIHVFQVTPEGTFLDVRTIGRFCYEDDLLTLSAVYSEAQAEGQPGFSRLYKEKSINSLKHRLLVYLWRRAEQDGSATAKRRFFQFFDQLRQLRMWKMQLLDEHHLFIKYTSEDVVTLRVTDPSQPSFFVVYNMVTTEVIAVFENTSDKLLELFENFCDLFRNATLHSEAVQFPCSASSNNFARQVQRRFKDTIVNAKYGGHTEAVRRLLGQLPISAQSYSSSPYLDLSLFSYDDKWVSVMERPKTCGDHPIRFYARDSGLLKFKIQAGLLGRPINHAVRRLVAFTFHPFEPFAISVQRTNAEYVVNFHMRHGCV